A stretch of the Agromyces larvae genome encodes the following:
- a CDS encoding LacI family DNA-binding transcriptional regulator gives MAVTLKDIAEEAGVSVMTVSNVVNGKTARVSQATIDRVQGIVAARGYVANASARSLAASRSRTVGVLVPVAEGDMLTMSPHHVAVIGGIERQLRQAGYHVLLRGITEPAEVGQAVQEWGLDGAVLLGFLDAEIDALPAHGVPLLAVDSYSLNPRATGVRSDDVGGGRLAAQHLLEHGHRRLLFAGPAFGASGVVRRRHDGFTAAVAEVPDATAETVAVNTTYEDGLELGRSLRSRFPDVTGAFATADVLAVGIMAGLRDGGASVPEDVSVVGFDNLDLGLYVRPRLTTVAQDLGEKVAVAARMLLGEIDGTEAAGEVELPVRLEVRESVAAAPTPPPRG, from the coding sequence ATGGCCGTCACGCTGAAGGACATCGCCGAAGAGGCGGGCGTCAGCGTCATGACCGTGTCGAACGTCGTCAACGGCAAGACCGCCCGCGTCTCGCAGGCCACCATCGATCGAGTGCAGGGCATCGTCGCCGCCCGCGGCTACGTCGCGAACGCGTCGGCCCGCAGCCTCGCCGCCAGCCGCTCGCGCACCGTCGGCGTGCTCGTGCCCGTCGCCGAGGGCGACATGCTCACCATGAGCCCGCACCACGTCGCCGTCATCGGCGGCATCGAACGGCAGCTGCGCCAAGCCGGCTACCACGTGCTGCTGCGCGGCATCACCGAACCCGCCGAGGTCGGCCAGGCCGTGCAGGAGTGGGGCCTCGACGGCGCGGTGCTGCTCGGGTTCCTCGACGCCGAGATCGACGCGCTGCCCGCGCACGGCGTGCCGCTGCTCGCCGTCGACAGCTACTCGCTCAACCCCCGCGCCACCGGCGTGCGCAGCGACGACGTCGGCGGCGGGCGGCTCGCCGCGCAGCACCTGCTCGAACACGGCCACCGTCGGCTGCTGTTCGCCGGGCCCGCCTTCGGCGCGAGCGGCGTCGTGCGCCGCCGCCACGACGGGTTCACCGCCGCCGTCGCCGAGGTCCCGGATGCCACGGCCGAGACCGTCGCCGTCAACACGACGTACGAGGACGGCCTGGAACTCGGGCGTTCCCTGCGCTCACGGTTCCCCGACGTGACCGGGGCGTTCGCCACCGCCGACGTGCTCGCCGTCGGCATCATGGCCGGACTGCGCGACGGCGGGGCATCCGTGCCCGAGGATGTCTCGGTCGTCGGCTTCGACAACCTCGACCTCGGGCTCTACGTGCGACCCCGGCTCACCACCGTCGCGCAGGACCTGGGCGAGAAGGTCGCGGTCGCGGCGCGCATGCTGCTCGGCGAGATCGACGGCACCGAGGCCGCCGGCGAGGTCGAACTGCCCGTGCGTCTCGAGGTGCGGGAGTCGGTCGCCGCAGCACCGACGCCGCCGCCCCGAGGCTGA
- a CDS encoding glycoside hydrolase family 13 protein, which translates to MSSPETRVADALTTATRADAPWWADAVVYQVYVRSFADANGDGTGDLEGVLAHLDHLESLGVDAIWFTPWYASPMADGGYDVADYRAIDPAFGDLATAERLIAEASARGIRTIVDIVPNHVSDRHPWFQAALAAEPGSDERARFWFRPGRGACGELPPTEWVSSFGGPTWTRTTDPDGRPGEWYLHVFSPAQPDLNWNHPAVRAEHEEVLRFWFDRGAAGIRVDSAAMLVKDASLPVAPAAAGDPDHPHLDRDGVHEIYRAWRAVADEYDDPRLLVGEVWLADPARFARYLRDDELHGAFNFEFMTKPWDAAALRATIAETLDWHEGLSATPTWALSNHDLTRPATRYGRADSSFSFEQKRFGTPTDHARGLARARAAAMLAAFLPGSLYIYQGDELGLPEVEDLPDELREDPMFARSGGVDPGRDGCRVPLPWTPAGASLGFSPTGAAWLPQPAEWAGLSVEAQARDEASTLSLYRRMLRLRRDLVREGREAGAGLADFAWAEHPDPDVIALRRGDILHLTNLGSRPTALPPHRDLLLASTPDARNHLERKELPADTSVWLRT; encoded by the coding sequence CTGTCGAGCCCCGAGACGCGCGTCGCCGACGCGCTCACCACCGCGACCAGGGCGGATGCCCCGTGGTGGGCCGACGCGGTCGTCTACCAGGTGTACGTGCGCAGCTTCGCCGACGCGAACGGCGACGGCACGGGCGACCTCGAGGGCGTGCTCGCCCACCTCGACCACCTCGAGTCCCTCGGCGTCGACGCGATCTGGTTCACCCCCTGGTACGCCTCCCCCATGGCCGACGGCGGCTACGACGTCGCCGACTACCGCGCGATCGACCCCGCCTTCGGCGACCTCGCCACCGCCGAGCGGCTCATCGCCGAGGCATCCGCCCGTGGCATCCGCACCATCGTCGACATCGTGCCGAACCACGTGAGCGACCGGCATCCCTGGTTCCAGGCCGCGCTCGCGGCCGAGCCGGGCAGCGACGAGCGCGCCCGGTTCTGGTTCCGCCCCGGCCGCGGCGCCTGCGGCGAACTTCCGCCCACCGAGTGGGTCTCGAGCTTCGGCGGCCCGACCTGGACGCGCACCACCGACCCCGACGGCCGGCCCGGCGAGTGGTACCTGCACGTGTTCAGCCCCGCCCAGCCCGACCTGAACTGGAACCACCCCGCCGTGCGCGCCGAGCACGAGGAAGTGCTGCGGTTCTGGTTCGACCGCGGAGCGGCGGGCATCCGGGTGGACTCCGCCGCGATGCTGGTGAAGGATGCCTCGCTGCCGGTCGCTCCCGCGGCCGCCGGCGACCCCGACCACCCGCACCTCGACCGCGACGGCGTGCACGAGATCTACCGCGCCTGGCGCGCCGTCGCCGACGAGTACGACGACCCGCGCCTGCTCGTCGGCGAGGTGTGGCTCGCCGACCCCGCGCGCTTCGCGCGCTACCTGCGCGACGACGAGCTGCACGGCGCGTTCAACTTCGAGTTCATGACCAAGCCGTGGGATGCCGCCGCGCTGCGCGCGACCATCGCCGAGACGCTCGACTGGCACGAAGGGCTGAGCGCGACGCCGACCTGGGCGCTGTCGAACCACGACCTCACCCGCCCGGCCACCCGCTACGGCCGCGCCGACTCGTCGTTCTCGTTCGAGCAGAAGCGCTTCGGCACGCCGACCGACCACGCCCGCGGCCTCGCGCGCGCTCGCGCGGCCGCCATGCTGGCCGCGTTCCTGCCCGGTTCGCTCTACATCTATCAGGGCGACGAGCTCGGCCTGCCCGAGGTCGAGGACCTGCCCGACGAGCTGCGCGAAGACCCGATGTTCGCGCGCAGCGGCGGCGTCGACCCCGGGCGAGACGGATGCCGCGTGCCGCTGCCGTGGACGCCGGCCGGCGCCTCGCTCGGCTTCTCGCCGACGGGCGCCGCCTGGCTGCCGCAACCCGCGGAGTGGGCCGGGCTCTCGGTCGAGGCGCAGGCGCGCGACGAGGCATCCACCCTGTCGCTCTATCGACGGATGCTCCGGCTGCGCCGCGACCTCGTCCGCGAAGGGCGCGAGGCGGGCGCGGGTCTGGCGGACTTCGCCTGGGCGGAGCATCCCGACCCCGACGTCATCGCGCTGCGGCGCGGAGACATCCTGCACCTCACCAACCTCGGCAGCCGGCCCACCGCGCTGCCGCCGCACCGCGACCTGCTGCTCGCGAGCACCCCCGACGCCCGGAACCACCT